CACTCTTCATCGGCGTCTGGTTCCTGACCCAGCTCGTCAACGTCGGCGCGGTGGCCCAATTGCCTGCGGGAGGCGTGGCCTACCTCGCGCACGTTGGCGGCTTCCTGTTCGGCGCTGTCACCATGCGAATGCTCGAAGCGACCGGACGGGTTGCGCCCGAGTAGGGCCTCGGCTGGTTCCTCTCACCGCACCAGGGTCGCCACCGCCGGTGCGGCCGTCCCGGCCGGCGGGGGAGTCGAATCGCCGAGCGAGATCGGTGAAGTAGACCAGCCCCAGGATCAGCCCCGCCGGCGAAGCTGGCGAGTTCCGCTATGATCACGCCCTCATCCGAGTGCCGGTACGCGGCGGGAGACGAATCGGTTTCAGAACGGGATCGGTGACCTCGGCCGGCCGGGGAGAGCTCAGAATCATGTCACGTATCCAGGTGCAGGGAGTTCATCACATCACGCTGGTCGGCTCCACTCGCCAGAGCGCCATCGACTTCTGGCAGGGACTGCTCGGCATGCGCTTCCTGTTCGAGCAGCCGAACCTCGGGAAGCCCGACGAGACCCACCTCTACTTCGATCCGGGCGACGGCCGCCTGATCACGGTGTTCACCAACGAGACGCGGAAGGACGACCCCACCCCTCACCCGCGCGACATCGGGCATCTCGAGCACATCGCGTTCAACGTCTCGCGCGCCACGCAGACCCAGGTGGCAAAGCGGTTGGAGGAACGAGGCATTCCGTTCAAGGCGTTCGATCGTGGCTTCATGGATTCCATTTACTTCAGCGATCCGAACGGGCTGCGGCTCGAGCTCGCGTGCTACAAGTTCCATGCGCCCGATGGCGTGCGCGAAACGGAGGTGCTGGTGCGCGCCGACGCTCTCCGGCGAAAGGCCGGTGCACACCACATCACCGAGCAGCATCTGGCGGATGCCCTCGAGGAGCTGATGGACGGGCGCGGCGGCGCACGAGCGTGATCGCGGCTGAACGCCTGATCCCGGCTCGCGGCGCCCGCCTGTTCGTTCGTGAAATCGGTACCGGCCCGCCGGTGGTGGTGCTCCACGGCGGACCCGACTTCGACCACCGTTACCTGCTTCCCGAGCTCGACCGGCTGTCGGATGTGGCCCGGCTCATCTACTACGACCAGCGCGGCCGAGGTCGCTCGGCCGACGGCGTCGAGCCCGATTCGGTCACGATCGAATCCGAGATCGACGATCTCGAAACCATTCGTGAGTCGCTGGGATTCGGTCGCGTGGCGCTGCTCGGACACTCCTGGGGTGGATTGCTCGCGGCCGAATACGCGGTGCGACACCCGCAGCGCGTCTCGCATCTAGTGATGATGAATTCAGCGCCGTTCTCCTTCGAAGAGCGCGAGAGGCTGCGCATGGATCGGCAACGCAACCCGGGCACCGACCTCGAGGGGATGAAAGCCATCGCCGCCACCCCGCTCTTCAGGGCCGGCGACATCGCGGCGGAGGCCGAGTACTACCGGCTGCACTTTCGCACCGCGCTGCGGCGCCCCGAAGACGTCGAACGCATCGTCTCGCGACTGCGCATTGGCTTCAACCGCGAGGGCATCCTCAAGGCGCGAGCGATCGAGGACCGGCTCTACCGGCAGACCTGGAACTCGAGCGCCTACGATCTCTCCCCGGCGCTTGGGCGACTCGAAGCGCCGACTCTCGTCATTCATGGGGCGCAGGATCTGGTCCCCGTCTCGTGTGCCGAGAATCTTGCTCGGGCGGTCCCCGGCGCCCGGCTCGAGATCTTGGAAGACTGCGGGCACTTCGCATACCTCGAACAACCCGGACGCGTGCACGAGGCGATCGCCGAGCTGCTGCTCCAGGCTCGGGTGCGGTAGATTGAGGCGGCGTCGCCGACTTCAGGCGCTCGAATGGGGACGGCGATTC
The DNA window shown above is from Candidatus Sulfotelmatobacter sp. and carries:
- a CDS encoding VOC family protein, producing the protein MSRIQVQGVHHITLVGSTRQSAIDFWQGLLGMRFLFEQPNLGKPDETHLYFDPGDGRLITVFTNETRKDDPTPHPRDIGHLEHIAFNVSRATQTQVAKRLEERGIPFKAFDRGFMDSIYFSDPNGLRLELACYKFHAPDGVRETEVLVRADALRRKAGAHHITEQHLADALEELMDGRGGARA
- a CDS encoding alpha/beta fold hydrolase, producing the protein MIAAERLIPARGARLFVREIGTGPPVVVLHGGPDFDHRYLLPELDRLSDVARLIYYDQRGRGRSADGVEPDSVTIESEIDDLETIRESLGFGRVALLGHSWGGLLAAEYAVRHPQRVSHLVMMNSAPFSFEERERLRMDRQRNPGTDLEGMKAIAATPLFRAGDIAAEAEYYRLHFRTALRRPEDVERIVSRLRIGFNREGILKARAIEDRLYRQTWNSSAYDLSPALGRLEAPTLVIHGAQDLVPVSCAENLARAVPGARLEILEDCGHFAYLEQPGRVHEAIAELLLQARVR